A genomic segment from Thermothielavioides terrestris NRRL 8126 chromosome 4, complete sequence encodes:
- a CDS encoding uncharacterized protein (Contains conserved domain SET[pfam00856], SET domain), with amino-acid sequence SSPRQHAWTHSSPCFQGPGSEHPICVFTDTVFAGGRGISLVTTRQRANHVALSPAFTEAEITMGINQDLNRTVPAKYEMREIPGKGMGLVATEHIRRGDLILANTASLMIDYRAFNELTEAQYTELQAQAVSSLPSAHRAALLNLSTHSSRDGLADAELVNKIAATNSFDIDPWPDDTDQHHSFFVLFPEIARLNHDCRPNAEYRFEHAALAQHVHAARDIAPGEELTLSYVNPLMTRAQRLQRLERNWGFRCGCPLCALPPARAAESDARIELARKLKQELGAWDAGSRATPEMAELLVSLYETERLWGSMHEAYTLAALEFSAAGDAWTAVKYARLGIEWGIPMVGEHDEDLAELRSLAEDPWAHWSWRRRVERDG; translated from the coding sequence AGCAGCCCACGACAGCATGCTTGGACGCACTCGTCGCCGTGTTTCCAGGGCCCCGGGTCAGAGCACCCAATCTGCGTATTTACCGATACGGTATTTGCTGGGGGGAGGGGCATCTCGCTGGTCACGACGCGTCAGCGAGCGAACCACGTCGCCCTCAGCCCGGCATTCACCGAGGCTGAGATCACGATGGGAATCAACCAGGACCTCAACCGGACCGTCCCCGCCAAGTACGAGATGCGCGAAATCCCCGGCAAAGGCATGGGCCTCGTGGCCACCGAGCACATCCGGCGCGGCGACTTGATCTTGGCGAACACGGCCTCGCTGATGATCGACTACCGCGCCTTCAACGAGCTCACCGAGGCGCAGTACACCGAGCTGCAAGCTCAGGCCGTCAGCAGCCTCCCGTCTGCGCAccgcgccgccctgctcaaCCTTTCCACGCACAGCAGCCgcgacggcctcgccgacgcAGAGCTCGTCAACAAGATCGCCGCCACCAACAGCTTCGACATCGACCCGTGGCCGGACGACACCGATCAGCACCACAGCTTCTTCGTGCTCTTCCCCGAGATCGCCCGGCTCAACCACGACTGCCGCCCCAACGCCGAGTACCGCTTCGAgcacgccgcgctggcccAGCACGTCCACGCGGCGCGCGACATCGCCCCCGGCGAGGAGCTCACGCTGTCGTACGTCAACCCGCTGATGACGCGcgcgcagcggctgcagcggctcgAGCGGAACTGGGGGTTCCGCTGCGGCTGCCCGCTGtgcgcgctgccgccggcgcgggcggccgagTCGGACGCGAGGATCGAGCTGGCCAGGAAGCTGAAGCAGGAGCTGGGCGCCTGGGACGCCGGGAGCCGCGCGACGCCCGAgatggccgagctgctcgtcAGCCTGTACGAGACGGAGCGGCTGTGGGGGTCCATGCACGAGGCGTAcacgctcgccgcgctcgagttcagcgcggccggcgacgcgtGGACGGCGGTCAAGTATGCGCGCCTGGGCATCGAGTGGGGGATTCCAATGGTCGGGGAGCACGACGAGGACCTGGCCGAGCTGAGGAGCCTCGCCGAGGATCCGTGGGCGCATTGGagctggcggaggagggtgGAAAGGGACGGGTGA